Genomic DNA from Thermodesulfobacteriota bacterium:
TGCAGACATCGCCAAGATCGCGGAGAACGTGAAGAGGATGGCCGATCAGATCCCTGCCCCCCTGATTGTCATGGGAGTCGGGGATAAGGACAAGGATGCCAAAGCCCTCGTGGAGATCGCAAAGGTCTGCAGCGGAAAAAACCTCCTTCTCGGCCCTCTGGTGAAAGAGAACTACGAGGAGATCGCCAAGGCAGCCCTGGAGGGAGGCCACGCCATCATCCCCCAGAGCCCCCTCGACATCAACCTCTGCAAAGAACTGAACGTCAAGCTGACCAAATTCTTCCCGAAAGAGAAGATCGTCGTCGACCCCATGTCCGCGGCGGTCGGCTATGGCATCGATTACTCCTTCTCCATCATGGAGCGCGTCAAGCAGGTCGGCGTCATCCACAATGACGAGATGATGAAGGTGCCCATCATCGCCAACATCGGAAAGGAGTGCTGGAAAACGAAGGAGGCCAAGGAGGACAAAACTCAGGGCGTCC
This window encodes:
- a CDS encoding acetyl-CoA decarbonylase/synthase complex subunit delta — encoded protein: MQLSDFFEPYKGEIKELLIGSPDKAVKIGGEKTLPFHAFEGQEGAPVRFALEVFDTPPEGWPEHLREPFADVLSDPIAWANKCLKQYGADLISLYLASLDSENADIAKIAENVKRMADQIPAPLIVMGVGDKDKDAKALVEIAKVCSGKNLLLGPLVKENYEEIAKAALEGGHAIIPQSPLDINLCKELNVKLTKFFPKEKIVVDPMSAAVGYGIDYSFSIMERVKQVGVIHNDEMMKVPIIANIGKECWKTKEAKEDKTQGVLWEALTAFTLILAGANLVVMRHPESLKQVKKLTS